The following proteins are encoded in a genomic region of Clarias gariepinus isolate MV-2021 ecotype Netherlands chromosome 12, CGAR_prim_01v2, whole genome shotgun sequence:
- the nfyba gene encoding nuclear transcription factor Y, beta a has translation MDGDSTTTDTSQLAITGDYMTGGHYVLQAQDDDGEESLHDHEDGNGCKDNLREQDIYLPIANVARIMKNAIPQTGKIAKDAKECVQECVSEFISFITSEASERCHQEKRKTINGEDILFAMSTLGFDMYVEPLKLYLQKFREAMKGEKGISTVAVSEGLSEELTEDSFTNQLPAGLITTDGQQQNVMVYTTSYQQIPGVQQIQFS, from the exons ATGGACGGAGACAGCACTACCACCGATACCTCGCAGCTGGCTATAACGGGTGATTATATGACCGGTGGCCATTATGTGCTGCAAGCGCAAGATG ACGATGGTGAAGAAAGTCTTCACGACCATGAAGATGGCAACGGCTGCAAAGACAATCTCCGAGAGCAGGATATTTACCTGCCCATTGCTAATGTAGCTCGCATCATGAAGAACGCCATCCCTCAGACTGGAAAG ATTGCAAAAGATGCAAAAGAATGtgtacaggagtgtgtgagcgAGTTCATCAGCTTCATCACGTCAGAAGCCAGCGAGAGATGTCATCAGGAGAAGCGCAAGACCATTAATGGCGAGGACATCCTGTTTGCCATGTCCACGCTGGGGTTTGATATGTACGTGGAGCCGCTCAAACTTTACCTGCAGAAATTTAGAGAG GCAATGAAGGGTGAGAAGGGGATTTCAACTGTGGCAGTCTCAGAAGGCCTAAGTGAAGAACTTACAGAAGACAGTTTCA CAAATCAGTTACCTGCTGGATTGATCACAACTGATGGCCAACAGCAGAACGTCATGGTGTACACCACGTCATACCAACAG atcCCTGGTGTTCAGCAAATCCAGTTCTCATGA
- the hcfc2 gene encoding host cell factor 2 isoform X1, with translation MGADAPLWKRVKAFIGPVPRARHGHRAAAIREMIVLFGGGNEGIAEEVHVYNTVTKRWFLPAVRGDIPPGCAAHGFVCDGTRILVFGGMVEFGQYSNSLYELQASRWLWKKLKPRPPKNAPPPCPRLGHSFTLHGNKCYLFGGLANDSEDPNGNIPRYLDDFYELELQAQSGVKAWIIPETKGRGPSPRESHTCVVYSGKSGSSPKLYIFGGMCGNRLADLWQLDIDTMTWSLPKTTGPCPLPRSQHSSNVFGNQMYVYGGWVPAKDKKAVGPEWICTNTMSALNLDTMTWRCLDSESQQQRHSGTAVGEEEEGQHHIRWPKARAGHCSVAIGTRLYIWSGRDGYRKNRNYQVCFKDLWYLETEKPTAPAAVFLVKSTIDMLHVAWHPLPAAECYLLQLQCVAPPPASQTQASDSPTLPTSPTCLTEGEEPRQKPVHTQPEPSLGGEDEKHRSSTLQESFNGGEARAETKDKQHKSELNPVTEIKTDDSVKRQQAASLRPITEEPDDKDGIKSQQLQEHENDSNSSGQGERAEVSTWFDIGIFKTLFAEVTHYYLPSENGNADQISNNSEWKMPGPFEGRKKQELTYNVTYRFRLAGLNCCGRGEFSPIGEFKTCHPGFPEAPPAVKITRASDSVHITWESPSKTSGKIQEYSLYLAVKKSRGNTSEKPGDLTFIRIYRGAKTSCTVNAANLSNAYIDCSARPAVVFRIAAKNERGYGPATQIRWLQDSNKVKSALNADSSPTNPEPDDIISS, from the exons ATGGGAGCTGATGCTCCTTTGTGGAAGCGTGTAAAGGCGTTTATCGGGCCGGTTCCCCGGGCGAGACACGGACACCGAGCGGCGGCCATCCGTGAAATGATCGTACTGTTTGGGGGTGGAAATGAAGGAATAGCAGAGGAGGTGCATGTCTATAACACAG TCACCAAACGGTGGTTTCTTCCGGCTGTTAGAGGGGATATCCCACCAGGCTGTGCCGCACATGGTTTTGTGTGTGACGGCACACGCATCCTGGTGTTTGGAGGAATGGTGGAGTTTGGACAATACAGTAACAGTCTCTACGAGCTCCAG GCCAGTCGCTGGCTGTGGAAGAAGCTAAAGCCACGGCCACCGAAGAACGCGCCTCCTCCTTGCCCTCGTCTGGGACACAGCTTTACTCTCCATGGTAATAAGTGCTACCTGTTTGGAGGCCTGGCCAACGACAGCGAAGACCCAAATGGCAACATTCCTCG ATATTTGGATGATTTTTATGAGCTGGAGCTACAGGCACAGTCAGGAGTCAAGGCCTGGATCATCCCTGAAACAAAAGGGCGTGGTCCATCACCCAGGGAGTCTCACACATGTGTGGTGTACAGCGGAAAGAGCGGCAGCTCCCCAAAGCTTTACATTTTTGGAGGGATGTGCGGGAACAGACTGGCAGACTTGTGGCAGCTGGATATTG ACACTATGACCTGGTCATTGCCTAAAACTACTGGACCCTGTCCTTTACCAAGAAGTCAACACTCTTCAAATGTGTTTGGAAACCA GATGTATGTGTATGGTGGTTGGGTTCCTGCAAAGGACAAGAAGGCCGTAGGTCCagaatggatctgtactaacactATGTCGGCTCTTAACCTCG ACACAATGACGTGGCGTTGTCTGGATTCTGAGAGCCAACAGCAGCGGCACTCAGGCACAGCCgtgggggaggaggaggaagggcaGCATCATATCCGCTGGCCAAAAGCCCGTGCTGGTCACTGCTCTGTGGCCATCGGGACACGCCTGTACATCTGGAGTGGACGAGATGGCTATAGGAAAAATCGGAACTACCAAGTGTGCTTCAAAGACCTGTGGTATTTGGAAACAG AGAAGCCAACTGCACCAGCTGCTGTGTTTTTGGTCAAGTCTACCATTGATATGCTGCATGTGGCCTGGCACCCTTTACCTGCAGCTGAGTGCTACCTGCTTCAGTTGCAGTGTGTAGCTCCACCTCCAGCCTCACAAACGCAGGCCTCTGATTCGCCAACTCTTCCAACCTCACCCACCTGTCTCACAGAGGGAGAGGAGCCTCGACAGAAACCCGTTCATACTC AGCCTGAGCCATCACTTGGAGGTGAAGATGAAAAGCATAGGAGCTCAACACTACAG GAGAGCTTTAATGGTGGTGAAGCCAGAGCAGAGACCAAAGATAAGCAGCACAAATCTGAACTCAATCCTGTAACTGAGATCAAGACAGATGACTCTG TAAAGAGGCAGCAGGCGGCCTCTCTGAGACCTATTACAGAAGAGCCGGATGACAAGGATGGCATTAAATCTCAGCAACTGCAAG AACATGAAAATGACTCCAACTCTTCAGGACAG GGTGAAAGAGCTGAAGTCTCCACATGGTTTGATATCGGtatatttaaaacacttttcGCTGAGGTCACACACTACTACCTACCCTCTGAGAATGGGAACGCTGACCAGATTTCCAATAACAGCGAG TGGAAGATGCCAGGGCCTTTTGAAGGACGGAAAAAGCAGGAGCTTACATACAATGTAACCTACCGGTTCAGATTGGCAGGCCTGAACTGCTGTGGACGAGGAGAATTCAGTCCCATTGGGGAGTTTAAGACGTGCCATCCTGGATTCCCAGAAGCACCTCCTGCTGTCAAAATCACCAGG GCATCTGATTCAGTACACATCACATGGGAGTCACCTTCCAAGACATCAGGGAAAATTCAGGAATATTCCCTGTACCTGGCAGTGAAGAAGTCACGAGGAAACACTTCGGAAAAGCCAGGAGATCTGACCTTTATACGCATTTACCGTGGTGCCAAAACTTCATGTACAGTGAACGCTGCGAATCTGAGTAACGCGTACATCGACTGCTCGGCTCGTCCAGCCGTTGTGTTCCGCATCGCCGCCAAGAACGAACGTGGCTATGGGCCCGCCACTCAGATCCGATGGctacaag ACAGCAATAAAGTCAAATCAGCATTAAATGCAGACTCCAGCCCTACAAACCCTGAGCCAGATGACATTATAAG TTCATGA
- the hcfc2 gene encoding host cell factor 2 isoform X2 produces MGADAPLWKRVKAFIGPVPRARHGHRAAAIREMIVLFGGGNEGIAEEVHVYNTVTKRWFLPAVRGDIPPGCAAHGFVCDGTRILVFGGMVEFGQYSNSLYELQASRWLWKKLKPRPPKNAPPPCPRLGHSFTLHGNKCYLFGGLANDSEDPNGNIPRYLDDFYELELQAQSGVKAWIIPETKGRGPSPRESHTCVVYSGKSGSSPKLYIFGGMCGNRLADLWQLDIDTMTWSLPKTTGPCPLPRSQHSSNVFGNQMYVYGGWVPAKDKKAVGPEWICTNTMSALNLDTMTWRCLDSESQQQRHSGTAVGEEEEGQHHIRWPKARAGHCSVAIGTRLYIWSGRDGYRKNRNYQVCFKDLWYLETEKPTAPAAVFLVKSTIDMLHVAWHPLPAAECYLLQLQCVAPPPASQTQASDSPTLPTSPTCLTEGEEPRQKPVHTQPEPSLGGEDEKHRSSTLQESFNGGEARAETKDKQHKSELNPVTEIKTDDSVKRQQAASLRPITEEPDDKDGIKSQQLQEHENDSNSSGQGERAEVSTWFDIGIFKTLFAEVTHYYLPSENGNADQISNNSEWKMPGPFEGRKKQELTYNVTYRFRLAGLNCCGRGEFSPIGEFKTCHPGFPEAPPAVKITRASDSVHITWESPSKTSGKIQEYSLYLAVKKSRGNTSEKPGDLTFIRIYRGAKTSCTVNAANLSNAYIDCSARPAVVFRIAAKNERGYGPATQIRWLQDSNKVKSALNADSSPTNPEPDDIIR; encoded by the exons ATGGGAGCTGATGCTCCTTTGTGGAAGCGTGTAAAGGCGTTTATCGGGCCGGTTCCCCGGGCGAGACACGGACACCGAGCGGCGGCCATCCGTGAAATGATCGTACTGTTTGGGGGTGGAAATGAAGGAATAGCAGAGGAGGTGCATGTCTATAACACAG TCACCAAACGGTGGTTTCTTCCGGCTGTTAGAGGGGATATCCCACCAGGCTGTGCCGCACATGGTTTTGTGTGTGACGGCACACGCATCCTGGTGTTTGGAGGAATGGTGGAGTTTGGACAATACAGTAACAGTCTCTACGAGCTCCAG GCCAGTCGCTGGCTGTGGAAGAAGCTAAAGCCACGGCCACCGAAGAACGCGCCTCCTCCTTGCCCTCGTCTGGGACACAGCTTTACTCTCCATGGTAATAAGTGCTACCTGTTTGGAGGCCTGGCCAACGACAGCGAAGACCCAAATGGCAACATTCCTCG ATATTTGGATGATTTTTATGAGCTGGAGCTACAGGCACAGTCAGGAGTCAAGGCCTGGATCATCCCTGAAACAAAAGGGCGTGGTCCATCACCCAGGGAGTCTCACACATGTGTGGTGTACAGCGGAAAGAGCGGCAGCTCCCCAAAGCTTTACATTTTTGGAGGGATGTGCGGGAACAGACTGGCAGACTTGTGGCAGCTGGATATTG ACACTATGACCTGGTCATTGCCTAAAACTACTGGACCCTGTCCTTTACCAAGAAGTCAACACTCTTCAAATGTGTTTGGAAACCA GATGTATGTGTATGGTGGTTGGGTTCCTGCAAAGGACAAGAAGGCCGTAGGTCCagaatggatctgtactaacactATGTCGGCTCTTAACCTCG ACACAATGACGTGGCGTTGTCTGGATTCTGAGAGCCAACAGCAGCGGCACTCAGGCACAGCCgtgggggaggaggaggaagggcaGCATCATATCCGCTGGCCAAAAGCCCGTGCTGGTCACTGCTCTGTGGCCATCGGGACACGCCTGTACATCTGGAGTGGACGAGATGGCTATAGGAAAAATCGGAACTACCAAGTGTGCTTCAAAGACCTGTGGTATTTGGAAACAG AGAAGCCAACTGCACCAGCTGCTGTGTTTTTGGTCAAGTCTACCATTGATATGCTGCATGTGGCCTGGCACCCTTTACCTGCAGCTGAGTGCTACCTGCTTCAGTTGCAGTGTGTAGCTCCACCTCCAGCCTCACAAACGCAGGCCTCTGATTCGCCAACTCTTCCAACCTCACCCACCTGTCTCACAGAGGGAGAGGAGCCTCGACAGAAACCCGTTCATACTC AGCCTGAGCCATCACTTGGAGGTGAAGATGAAAAGCATAGGAGCTCAACACTACAG GAGAGCTTTAATGGTGGTGAAGCCAGAGCAGAGACCAAAGATAAGCAGCACAAATCTGAACTCAATCCTGTAACTGAGATCAAGACAGATGACTCTG TAAAGAGGCAGCAGGCGGCCTCTCTGAGACCTATTACAGAAGAGCCGGATGACAAGGATGGCATTAAATCTCAGCAACTGCAAG AACATGAAAATGACTCCAACTCTTCAGGACAG GGTGAAAGAGCTGAAGTCTCCACATGGTTTGATATCGGtatatttaaaacacttttcGCTGAGGTCACACACTACTACCTACCCTCTGAGAATGGGAACGCTGACCAGATTTCCAATAACAGCGAG TGGAAGATGCCAGGGCCTTTTGAAGGACGGAAAAAGCAGGAGCTTACATACAATGTAACCTACCGGTTCAGATTGGCAGGCCTGAACTGCTGTGGACGAGGAGAATTCAGTCCCATTGGGGAGTTTAAGACGTGCCATCCTGGATTCCCAGAAGCACCTCCTGCTGTCAAAATCACCAGG GCATCTGATTCAGTACACATCACATGGGAGTCACCTTCCAAGACATCAGGGAAAATTCAGGAATATTCCCTGTACCTGGCAGTGAAGAAGTCACGAGGAAACACTTCGGAAAAGCCAGGAGATCTGACCTTTATACGCATTTACCGTGGTGCCAAAACTTCATGTACAGTGAACGCTGCGAATCTGAGTAACGCGTACATCGACTGCTCGGCTCGTCCAGCCGTTGTGTTCCGCATCGCCGCCAAGAACGAACGTGGCTATGGGCCCGCCACTCAGATCCGATGGctacaag ACAGCAATAAAGTCAAATCAGCATTAAATGCAGACTCCAGCCCTACAAACCCTGAGCCAGATGACATTATAAGGTAA